The Malus domestica chromosome 17, GDT2T_hap1 genome contains the following window.
attttaattgaacaaTGTTTTACATGTACTGTTGGAAAGCATTTGTTTGTATCAATAACTGGTTATCTTGTCTCCTGTTCACAGAGTCGGGTTTTGAAGCATGCTGGTGATTTGCCTGCTGCTGCTGCATTAGCAGATGAAGCTAGATGTATGGATCTTGCGGATCGCTATATAAATAGTGACTGTGTTAAGCGTATGCTGCAGGCTGATCAGGTTTTAAATCTCACTTTTTGTGACTAATCTCTTTGTTCTGTTCATCGGAAAATCTTTTGTAGAAAAAACGGAACATAATTGCCAAAGGGGGGGATGGACATAGGGTCCATTAACCAAGTCACCTAAAACAAAGCAAGTAATGCCAGACTTATACCAAAACAAATGATATATGGGAGCCATACTTTGTATGCATTTTTATCGTAGAAATTGTTGTTGTATTGTGTTGCCTTTTCTATATAGTTTCTCTTATTACTGAGCTTGTTTTCATGTTTGTTTCCCTCCTTTTCAAGGTTCCTTTGGCAGACAAAACTGCTGTACTGTTCACAAAAGATGGTGATCAGCACaacaaccttcatgatatgcagtgcatgtggtttGTGTCAATTTTGTCTGGGACCATTTACTGCTTGCATGAAATAACACTTTTGGTTGGGAATTCTtaatattccatactttgtcCTTTTGAAGGTATGAACTTGCTTCCGGTGAGAGTTATTTCCGCCAAGGTGATCTTGGACGAGCCTTAAAAAAATTTTTAGGTGTGGAGAAGCATTATGCTGATATTACAGAAGATCAGTTTGACTTCCATTCTTATTGCTTAAGGAAAATGACGCTGCGTGCCTATGTTGAAATGCTTAAATTTCAAGATCGGTTGCATTCACATGCTTATTTTCACAAAGCAGCAGTTGGTGCAATCAGGTGAAGTAGAATTATTGGTTTGTAGTTTTTCATATACAATTTAAGCAAATGAGGTTATTTCCATGTCACAGCTTCATCCAAGATTTATTGTTATTTACACCATATAAACTTTGTTGGTTTGTAGTTTGTCATTCACTTTGAAATAGAATAACATGCAGTACTTTAATTCTTGGCCCATGTTAATATTTGTGGTTATTGAATCTGACATGCAGATGCTATTTGAAGTTGTATGATTCGCCTTTGAAATCTACATCCGAAGAAGATGATGAGATGTCTAAGTTGCCCGCTTCTCAAAAAAAGAAGCTGAGGCAAAAACAGAGAAAGGCAGAAGCACGAGCTAAGAAGGTAttgtattttctttgtatagCGTGTGGTTGTCCTTGTTATTTTGACCATCCTAATGCTCAGCATTCTTCTAGGAGGCAGAGGGAAAAAATGAAGAATCCAGTGCAGGTGGTGTTTCTAAGTCTGGGAAACGAAATGTAAAGCCTGTTGATCCTGATCCGCATGGGGAGAAGTTGTTGCAGGTTATTTTTTAATTCGCAATTACTTCTTGCCCCTTAGCTTCATGTTTCCAACTGCTATACAGGCATCTTTAGATTTCGCTATATACTGCTGTTTCATAGTAATTGGTGTTTTAGTTCTCTCTTACACTCTTACATATTTGCTCAGGTTGAGGATCCGATGTTAGAAGCTACGAAGTACTTGAAGCTGCTTCAGAAGAACTCGCCTGAGTCCTTGGAGACGCACTTGCTTTCTTTTGAAGTAAATATGAGGAAGCAGAAGATTTTGCTTGCCTTTCAGGTAATTTTGAGCAAGATGTTCCTCATTGATTTTTGTTTACTTGAAGAACTCCCTGTTTGTTTCATGGTTGGAAGAGGTTGGATTTTAATATCCAAGATATCTGTCACAAACAACTGGAGTATAGGAGTACCTGGAATTTGTACTTGTTACTTTACTATCTATAACAAAGTGCATTCTGCCAGGAATGAAATTTCATTATTGCTAGTTCAATCACTTTGGATTTTGGAAGATAATTGACCTGTTTTAGGTAAATCATTCTTTTGATTTGGAGAACAATTTTATATTCATTTTCGTAAGTTTTCTTTTGGCTGTAGGCTTTGAAGCAGCTTCTGAGGTTAAATGCTGAACACCCAGACTCGCATCGGTCCTTGGTATGTCATACTTCGTGTCTTGCTTGtttgtgtgtgtacatatatgttgCGATTGTTTTAGAGGCCCTTATTGCAAGACTTTATGTTACAGATTAAATTCTTCCATAAAGTGGGTTCAATGCCTGCTCCTGTGACGGATGGTGAGAAACTCATTTGGAGTGTCTTGGAAGCTGAGCGCCCAATGATCAGGTTTTCTTTGAATGTGCactttgctctctctctctctctctctctctctctctctctcgtgtgACAAATTTCAATTCACTTACGGAAGATCTGTTTTTATTCTTTCTATAGTCAATTGCAAAATAAGTCTTTGGTGGAGGCAAACAAGAATTTCTTGGAGAAACATCAAGGTGACTATTAATTTTGAACTTTAAACGATAAATGCTTAAGCTCATTATTGTTTGAATTGTTTCCTTATGTCATTCTTTGTTTGTCTTTTCAGATTCTTTAATGCATAGAGCTGCAGTTGCAGAAATGCTATATGCTCTGGAATCTGACAAGAAATCTGAGGCTATTAAATTAATAGAAGAGTCAACCAACAATATGGTGCCCAAGTAATGCCATGttccatttcttttattttttttctttgagaaTTGTTTACCTGTTTACATATCTTTAAAAGTAATTGTCATAAATCTTTGCATGTATTATCATATTAGAAATGGAGCGCTTGGACCTGTCAGAGAGTGGACACTCAAAGATTGTATTACAGTCAACAAACTCCTTGAAACTATTCTTGGTGACCCTGCTGCTGCTTTGAGTAAGAGTATTTTGTTCCTTTCgtactaaaaatattaaaaggaGTTTTACATAGTTGGGTTACTTCTCACGAAATGGGAGATATTGGTAATTTGGTATCAGATGGCTCATTGGTTTGCTCCAGTCTGTCTCGCTTAAGTAAAAGTGTTTGTTTCAAAAATTTGTAACCTGTACTCTTGACCTTATGTTTTTCTGTGTTTGAATCTCTCCCTGGTAGTAATCCATGTTACAAAGACACTTTTTGGTTTGGAAATAGTCTCGGGTATTGTATTGCGTGTATATTAGAGCACTTCGTACATGGGCTCCTCTAatactttgtttcttttgtagGATGGAAAAAACGGTGTGCTGAGTACTTCCCTTACTCAACATACTTTGAAGGTAAATGCAGCTCTGCCGTACCCAACTCACCATACAACCAAAATGGAATAGCGAACCATACGGAAGGGGAGCAAAGTGCAGATTCCATTGCAGTAAATGGAAATTTAGAGGCATTCAAAGGCCTTACTGTCCAATCATGAAGCTGAAGAGAAACATTAACTAAAGAAACATGCAAATTCACGGTTTTTTGATTGACAAATCACAAAACCAAGCTGCAGGTCAGAAGCGTATGTGGAGGGTAGATCGGATTGCAGCTTTTTTGAGATAACTATACCGCGGTTTTGTGCAAAGTAATGGTTTGCATGAAGATGAGGTTTGCTTGGAAATGTGTATAATCAACTTTCTATTGTGCCTCTAGGGTTGGTTTTTCCTTcttaattttgagtttttgtgagGGTCTGGAGTCTGCTTGTTGGTACGTGCTTGTACGCTTGAGCTTTTACCAATAGGTCGGAGGAGATGcagaatatcattttttttagcgATGGTTTTAGATCCGGTCGGAATAGATCCAGGAGCAATGTTGTACTTTTACCATTTCATTTCCATTTCCTTTCATTATGTATAAACACTagattatttgaaattttttgccATGGATATTACTTCAACATCAACGCGTTTGGTAGCGTTTGACATGAACCAATTTTGTCTATTTTTCCTATCGAACTTATGGTGTTGGGTGTTTTCTGAGTTTTAaggcattggttgtttgtgttcgGCATCCGCCGGCGTTCATTTGTTTTGCAACAAGATTTAAGATCAAACGACAATTTTCTTGTGTTGCATATATTCAAATATAAAACCGAAAACTATGGGTACCTATATTCAGCTGTCAGGACATCTTGACATGTTCAAATCCCGACAGCCGAATATAGGTACCTGCACGCAATGGAATTTCGATCTAGTAAGGACGCTTCTGAGGTGGCATGCCTACTCGAAGGTAGAATacgtcttaattttttttttctctatagCAATGGACGCCAACCACAAAAAGAAGAGGGCAAAGTAGGAAACTCACCGTATATTTTGAATAGTATACATGAAATTTACAGATATACTGAACTGCAAGTCCACGCAATAGAACCGAGACAAATAGTATGCATCTATCTCTGTAAAATGATATGGAAATTTTCGCACTTGGATGAACCACCCGAATTGGGTTTTAACCGTTCGAGAATTTTGAATTCTGGAGTCCCTGGCCATCACAGATCTCATCATTGCTTACCCTACTGTTGGCTGGAGTCCCTGGCCAATGGCGAGCCACCGCTCCTCTCTCCGACCTCACTTTTGCATAGGGGACATGATGCATTGATTTTCAACCATTTGTCAACACACTCCACGTGAAAGACATGTAAACATGGTAGCTCCCGTAGCTCATCGTTATCTGCATACTTCGCCAAGCAAATACAACAAACCTGCACCGTATGGAAGGAGAAAAGAAATCAATCAAATGACAATTGCATAGAAGGAAACGGTCTCGTTGTTACTTGCACTTTCCAAAAATTTAGGAATGTATAAAGCCTTGTTTCCTATAACAAACGAAAAGCTATATATAGCCAATACGCGACCATATAACTCTACTTCACGCAAACCAAGAAAGTGATTATAGCCAATTAACCATTATCATGATTGTAATATTTTGGTTTAcagtaaatattataataagattaaataaaatttcaagaCCATGAACTCGGCAGGGACAGAACTTACTCACCGCATCATCTCCAGATATCTCACGCTCCTTTTCTGTCCCTGCAGCCAAGAGCCCACCTTGACTACCTGGGCTTCCCTCCTGATCATCATTGGTCACATTTTCCTTTAACTTGAATTTGTATGTCGGGAGAGCATTAATTGATTCCACGGTGGCTCCTCTAGCCTGAGAAAGATCCTCTCGAAATCCGAGGACAGAAATGATGCAAGGCAGGCAGCAGCAAATTGTTGCACATAGTATGAATGGCATGGCATATCCAATACAGCTAAAGGTAAGGAACACTATACATAACCTATAAGAAACACCGGATACGTTAGATGACTCGAAAACCTAGAAGAAACCAAGGAAATGTTAGATGACTCAAACGCAGTATATATCAACATGATGTACCTGTACAGTTTAGGAGCATCAGAAGGGGCAGAGTGACCTCCAAAAATCCACACATTGCCTACAACAAACCAGACTGCAAAGAAGCAATCTAAGGCCATCTTGAAATGATCCActaacccatttattctgcaaAATTGAATGAGCTTCCTCACTTCATGACACCATCTATAAATTGCATAAAACACATGGAGAGATATAAAGAGAAGATAAGATAGATACAAGAAAGTAGTATTTAAACTGTTTGATGTAAAGTGGCCTTAAAATCTTAGCGCTGTCATCGTGCTTCAGTTTATTGTCTAATTCGTATGTACAATTGATCAATATAAACCTTTTGATTTCACCCTCCAAAGTAACTAATTTTCTAATACGGCCTATCATAAAGTTTGATTTATGTCAGCATGGATGACAACCGGTATATTGTAGAAACCCAAGTAGGAAAACCATTAGAGAAAAATTACAACAATTGCAGCGCACAAGAAACCCAAAACTGAAATTTAACATGTAATATTTTATGCAAGCCACTTCTTGGTGATCTAACATGCACTACGACACATTTTTCCCTATCAAAATTATTGAGTTGTGAATAAATGAGAGGTAGTTCATCCTTCAAGTACTGTAGATCACTTGATTAATCGATAAACTATATATATACCCTTTCAGTCCATCTTCAATGTCTGGAAGGCATAAGGTTCCTAGGAAGGTATAATACTTGCTTGCATTATTGCTCAAGGAGGCTCAATACTTAAGATTACCATTCGACAGAAGAGGCCCTGTATGTTGTCTTTCACCTTCTTGGTCTGTTAACAACACGAATGGAAGAGGTTCTTCAAACGTTAatcatttatttcttcattatcCAATTAGACAGTGGCCAATATTTTTGAGGAAAAGATTGAGTTGGGTGATTCAGCCGTCTTGTGTATCTTTATTAGCTGCCCGTGCATTTTTAGAGAAGACTTGCCTTGTTTGGGATATATTGTTGAGAAATGTGTGTGTAATTATCAGAACAAAAACAACTTAATGAACTAAACTAAATTCATTCACCTAAAAGCATGCTCACTAGGAAACCTGACAGGTGAGGTGACAATATCAGTAAGTAAAATGCAAGACATCACCCaccaattaaacataaaatgagaAGATCAAAGAAATGGAAAACCTTGCACTTAAGGGTCCTCCAATTTGAGGGTTAGTTGTAACCGTTTCGGAGGCGCGACTGTTCTCTTCATCTGAAGCTTGTGTAATTGAAATAGCTGTATAAGACGTTGGTTCAGGAGGACTGCTTTCAGAAGACCCTTGATGCGATTGAATGGATTCTTGCTCAGAACCCCTGTTGCGGTTACGGAACCTCCAGTAAAGAACAGGAAGTGTTGCAACACAACCAGATGCATAACCCACAACCCATGCAAACAAAGGCGCTTGTGGATTTTCATTTGTTGACAGTGACAAAACAACAATAGATGCTATAATCTGACTCACAGTGACAACAAGCTCAACAGAAATCCATAACCCTGAATTTAAAGGGCTTCTTCGGCGACGACTATACCCATCACCTCTCCTCATAAATGAGGAATTCCTAGAATTCAATCtgtttgaggaagatgaagcaGCTTGATAAGAGGGGGCATGTGTACTTGCTGATGATCTGTCTTCATGATGGGGCATGTCCACTCTAGGAGGTTGGTCATCACTGGATGTACTTGATGAAGCATCATCATTCCTTGTTACATCAATTATGTGCACACGATTGTTATGACTTTCCATCTGCTCTAGTAGCAAAGGAAATTGGTCACCTTGGGTGTCACTATTTGGTTCTGCAGAGGGAACATCCATCTAACTCCACCAACCAAATTGGAAGGTGAGAATGCATAGATTTTGCTCAACTTTTTAGATTTTTCACTTTATAAAAAAGTCGTCCTCTTTCTTACTCGCAGTACATGGCACAGTCTGGAACTGATAGATTCAAAGAATTTATTTCTATCTCATATCCAAGGCTGTAAGCTGCAACAAAATCAGAACTATGATTAGTTCTCTTAATCATTTCTATTAAACATAAATCAAACAATGCTAACTAAATGCAGCAGAACAGGATTGCAATATCACATAATTGGTAAAATGAGCAATGCCAGCCTACCAAAATGATCAAGATCACACAACCAATCAGATGGGGGGTTACATGGTTCACATGACTAGTTGACGTTCATACATTAAATTACTCCCAAATTTGTCAGGGATATCACCACGACAAACAAACAAGAAcgagacattaaaaacaaaaccaagatTTAACAACAAGGTACAACCGGACAAGCGGGAAATGAAGAAAGCTCTTATACCCCATCCGATTAAAACTACAGAATTGTTCTCAAACATAATAAAAGCCTCAAATTTTCTTCCTAAGTGGGTGAGCATTCACAATTATGAGTTCATCCAATATGCATTACATTTTCGACTAATTCTTCGGTCTCAAACCAGTAGTACAACACAAGTCAATGCACAAAACAGCATCAAAAGACAGTTACCCACTTAGAGAAAACTCAAAATAAATCAAATCCCAGAAAATCAGAGCCTTATTTCAATCTGAGAAGAAGAACCCATGTCTGAAAAACTTCATCTATTCTCTAAATTCACTAAATTacacttaataaaaaataaaatcttccAAAAATTCACCGTCCCAAATAGATCGAACCAAAGCAATTGTACTAAGCTATTAACTcgaattaaaacttaaaaacccACTAAtgatcaaacaaaaataatcaaatttcaCAGAAATCAAAAGCCTATAACCCAAAAATGATgatataaaaaggaagaaattgcAGGGGTTCAATCAAATATATACCTGATATAAAAGATACAATGAGTACCACAGTCAGAAGAGAAGCTTCAGAGCTCACCTTTTCTTCccatttctttcaattttctcGCAGATTCTCAGTTTAATAAAATACAACGTCAGCTATTTTTCTCCATTGCTCACGCAAACTCATCagatacagagagagagagtaaacgTTGAGGTCAGAgatgggatttggatcctctcctgagctaacggagaggatcctcctgaccaagtgttatggaccgttggattttcatccaacggatACAAACAGGTGGGtccttttaaagttataataattataaccgttggataaaaatccaacggttcataacacttggtcaggaggatcctctccattagctcaggagaggatccaaatccgtcaGAGATGAGCTGGGGGCAGTGACTGCGAGGGGTTTTGCGCCGTTGGATTGCGGACGGTGATATCATCATGTGGTTGGTGATGGACGGTTGATATTTACTTGATTTGGTTGGAGGCATCGCACCAACTCGGGCTTGTCGCGACTCGGCGACTCTCGAGTCAAAAGCCCAAGCTTCAGTCCAGCCTGCTCGAACCAGCTCAAGACCCGACTCAACTCGCTTACTTGATGTGTTTAGTTTACAttaggcctaatcggataaatggttcCCGTGGTCATAAAGTATTCGGATGATAAttctgtggtaaaaaaattcaaatttaaacccctgtggtcacaGTTTGTTAGGATTTAAACTCCTGTGGTCTAAGTCGGTTATGATTTATGCCCTTTTGTCATTCCTCTATTAGGTTTAGGTTGGCCAAATCAGATAAATGGTCCCCTTGGTCATAAGGAATTTGGAAGATAGCCCCTGTGGtagaaaaaatttgaatttaaataatttttaattcatttcttctttttttttttaaaaataattttttaaaaaatatgtaaattaattatttaaataaaagatatatatctatatatataaagtgagcaccctaaaatgg
Protein-coding sequences here:
- the LOC103405500 gene encoding E3 ubiquitin-protein ligase At1g63170 isoform X1; the protein is MDVPSAEPNSDTQGDQFPLLLEQMESHNNRVHIIDVTRNDDASSSTSSDDQPPRVDMPHHEDRSSASTHAPSYQAASSSSNRLNSRNSSFMRRGDGYSRRRRSPLNSGLWISVELVVTVSQIIASIVVLSLSTNENPQAPLFAWVVGYASGCVATLPVLYWRFRNRNRGSEQESIQSHQGSSESSPPEPTSYTAISITQASDEENSRASETVTTNPQIGGPLSARWCHEVRKLIQFCRINGLVDHFKMALDCFFAVWFVVGNVWIFGGHSAPSDAPKLYRLCIVFLTFSCIGYAMPFILCATICCCLPCIISVLGFREDLSQARGATVESINALPTYKFKLKENVTNDDQEGSPGSQGGLLAAGTEKEREISGDDAVCCICLAKYADNDELRELPCLHVFHVECVDKWLKINASCPLCKSEVGERSGGSPLARDSSQQ
- the LOC103405500 gene encoding E3 ubiquitin-protein ligase At1g63170 isoform X2; this encodes MDVPSAEPNSDTQGDQFPLLLEQMESHNNRVHIIDVTRNDDASSSTSSDDQPPRVDMPHHEDRSSASTHAPSYQAASSSSNRLNSRNSSFMRRGDGYSRRRRSPLNSGLWISVELVVTVSQIIASIVVLSLSTNENPQAPLFAWVVGYASGCVATLPVLYWRFRNRNRGSEQESIQSHQGSSESSPPEPTSYTAISITQASDEENSRASETVTTNPQIGGPLSARINGLVDHFKMALDCFFAVWFVVGNVWIFGGHSAPSDAPKLYRLCIVFLTFSCIGYAMPFILCATICCCLPCIISVLGFREDLSQARGATVESINALPTYKFKLKENVTNDDQEGSPGSQGGLLAAGTEKEREISGDDAVCCICLAKYADNDELRELPCLHVFHVECVDKWLKINASCPLCKSEVGERSGGSPLARDSSQQ
- the LOC103405518 gene encoding N-terminal acetyltransferase A complex auxiliary subunit NAA15 — encoded protein: MGASLPPKEANLFKLIVKSYETKQYKKGLKAADAILKKFPDHGETLSMKGLTLNCMDRKSEAYELVRIGLKNDLKSHVCWHVYGLLYRSDREYREAIKCYRNALRIDPDNIEILRDLSLLQAQMRDLSGFVETRQQLLTLKPNHRMNWIGFAVSHHLNSNALKAVEILEAYEGTLEDDYPPDNERCEHGEMLLYKISLLEECSLIERALEELHKKESRIVDRLDYKEQEVSLLVKLGYLEEGAELYRVLLKMNPDNYRYYQGLQKCLGLYAENAQYSLDEIEHLDALYKSLAQKYSWSSAVKRIPLDFLQGDKFREAADNYIRPLLTKGVPSLFSDLSPLYDHPGKADILEQLILELEQSVRMTGRYPGRVEKEPPSTLLWALFLLAQHYDRRGQYDMALSKIDEAIEHTPTVIDLYSAKSRVLKHAGDLPAAAALADEARCMDLADRYINSDCVKRMLQADQVPLADKTAVLFTKDGDQHNNLHDMQCMWYELASGESYFRQGDLGRALKKFLGVEKHYADITEDQFDFHSYCLRKMTLRAYVEMLKFQDRLHSHAYFHKAAVGAIRCYLKLYDSPLKSTSEEDDEMSKLPASQKKKLRQKQRKAEARAKKEAEGKNEESSAGGVSKSGKRNVKPVDPDPHGEKLLQVEDPMLEATKYLKLLQKNSPESLETHLLSFEVNMRKQKILLAFQALKQLLRLNAEHPDSHRSLIKFFHKVGSMPAPVTDGEKLIWSVLEAERPMISQLQNKSLVEANKNFLEKHQDSLMHRAAVAEMLYALESDKKSEAIKLIEESTNNMVPKNGALGPVREWTLKDCITVNKLLETILGDPAAALRWKKRCAEYFPYSTYFEGKCSSAVPNSPYNQNGIANHTEGEQSADSIAVNGNLEAFKGLTVQS